A region from the Acetoanaerobium noterae genome encodes:
- a CDS encoding C39 family peptidase yields the protein MKQLVRAILVASLIIVTLISLLLFLIHWQIAGIPSIIMDNAVSTLFGGENSKKVLEQWDRITKYQEIVTLVHEEDKPPKLEDAIESLSDCSEINVTDTFDLDWQDLMTVDTIRIQQNFRKKIEEKKVREIGNTFIDIKTSKRWETRYDSDGGSYTILVGYVVCKTRDFNDTEFEKYYLKDNFKKSAQGAEYMSWQLHEIYVGEENSPEEDIDSTELPEIVEGENITTVNYYNQAKGYWSQKVYGRGTKTKTNTYTWSGCGPTAAAIVFSTLKNDTSIDPYTMGELFYKKNLRFDAGTAHNAMVVAAKEYGLKSDFFAFNQTDKLVNHLNKGHIVTSVLGRNKTDLYGGRGHFVVINGIRETNGKVEVYVTDPAYSKKNGWWDINTVVTGSKNFSAVWD from the coding sequence ATTCTTAATTCACTGGCAAATAGCAGGAATACCATCAATAATAATGGATAATGCTGTATCTACATTATTTGGAGGAGAAAACAGTAAAAAAGTACTTGAACAGTGGGATAGAATTACAAAATATCAAGAAATAGTTACTTTAGTTCATGAAGAGGATAAACCACCAAAGTTAGAGGATGCCATAGAAAGTTTAAGTGATTGTTCTGAAATTAATGTAACTGATACATTTGATTTGGATTGGCAAGATTTAATGACTGTTGACACTATAAGAATTCAGCAAAACTTTAGAAAAAAAATAGAAGAAAAAAAAGTAAGAGAAATTGGTAATACTTTTATTGATATAAAAACGAGTAAAAGATGGGAAACACGATATGACAGTGATGGTGGCTCTTATACTATCCTAGTAGGTTATGTAGTATGCAAAACTAGAGATTTTAATGATACTGAATTTGAAAAGTACTATTTAAAAGATAATTTCAAAAAATCTGCTCAAGGTGCAGAGTATATGTCATGGCAGTTACATGAAATATATGTAGGAGAAGAGAACTCACCAGAGGAAGACATAGATAGCACTGAATTGCCTGAAATAGTTGAAGGAGAAAATATAACTACAGTAAATTATTATAATCAAGCAAAGGGTTATTGGTCGCAAAAGGTTTATGGAAGAGGAACTAAAACTAAGACTAATACGTATACTTGGTCTGGATGCGGTCCTACAGCAGCTGCTATAGTTTTTTCTACTTTGAAAAATGATACTTCTATTGATCCCTATACTATGGGAGAACTTTTTTATAAAAAGAATCTTCGCTTTGATGCAGGGACAGCACACAATGCAATGGTAGTTGCAGCTAAAGAATATGGTTTAAAATCTGATTTCTTTGCATTTAATCAGACTGATAAATTAGTGAATCATCTTAATAAAGGACATATTGTAACTAGCGTTCTAGGAAGAAATAAAACAGATTTATACGGTGGTAGAGGGCATTTTGTAGTTATAAACGGTATTCGAGAAACCAACGGTAAAGTAGAGGTTTATGTAACTGATCCTGCGTACAGTAAAAAAAATGGTTGGTGGGATATTAATACTGTAGTAACTGGCTCCAAGAATTTCTCTGCTGTATGGGATTAA